The Melitaea cinxia chromosome 30, ilMelCinx1.1, whole genome shotgun sequence sequence tcctccttttttggaagtcggctaaaaacggaatatttaccatgttttttattttcattttgcggagctccatatttaaatataatctacgaatgtctcgtgaacaagacatttcACTTTGCCACTAAGAAAACATTTATTCTCTGATGATAGCAAACTGAAATACACTGAATGACCAATACACAAATCacagaataaattttaaatttttcatactTCGGGAATTTGATTCATTCTTAGCCTAGCGTTGGAAAGTTATCAGTCTACTAGTGCATTGATTAAGTTGAGTTGAAAgaaagtcatcatcatcatcatcatttcagcctatcacagtccactgctggacataggcctccacaagtttgggctaaaaatagcgtgaactcatgtgtgtagcccatagtcaccacgctgggcaggcgggttggtgaccgcagtattggttttgtcgcaccgaagacgctgctgcccgtcttcggcctgtgtatttcaaagccagcagttggatggttatcccgccatcggtcagcttcttaagttccaaggtggttgtggaaccttgttatcccttagtcgcctcttacgacacccacgggaagaaagggcgtggctaaattctttaaagccgtagccacacacatcatttcactatatatatatatatatatatatatatatatatatatatatatatatatatatatatatatatatatatatatatatatatatatataatatatatatatttaggtatatacatacgtgtgtgtgtgtgtgtgtgtgtatttatatattttggtcaaattttaaatctttaataaaatacttttgtaacatttatattggccatacagatatttgtcttggtctggatgtttgtgcagtccttgcgggtctccccaccgtgcctcggagaccacgttaagccgccggtcccagttgttatcatgtacacctgatagcgatcattactcctATTAGGGAATATGTTTGCCAAtacgcattagagcagcgtagtggacTGAGCTCTAATCGTTATCCTACATGGAGAAGGAGCCCTATGCTCAAGCTGAAGCTTTATTCCAGGCTGAAGCGCGAAGCGTGAgttataacacaaatatatggaagtaattaaaattaattaatgcaaaaaatttaattaaagcaaatattttttatatcaacaaAAATTTTGGAATAAAAGTGTTATAAAAAGTGTGTCTCGTTTTACAGACAACACGTTTAGTTGTCTTGGCGTCTAAAACAAAGTTGTTGGTCGtgaagtgatatttttttttataaaatgtatgcgatatattatcaataaacaaCGGAATACCACCATTAGCTTtgatatatattagaaaaagagACTGACCTACAATTGATCCTTGTGGAACACTCACTTTAGCCGACTACAGACTTTTTTACTTAGTTATAAAAGTAAcgtttaatttatcttttatttcatgAAATAAAAAGCAACAATAGAATATGAAGATAGGAATCACTATGTCAgctacttatttatattaatctatacaaatttaataaacggaaaaacttaattatttgtTCGTTAGCAATGGATAATTCAAAAGCTTCTAGACTGATTTGAAACGGAACTTTTACatgaatataaatgtaaaatcttTAATTTTCGTAGTTACTACTGATTTACagaggctatattttaacgggaGTAAATTCAGGCGGAAAAAGTTCCAGGCCGAATCTTAGTAATCAATGCGTAATTCACTACacgttaactgaggtaggccacagcaggaaacatcctgctcaaaatctgtagcagccccgactggggtagtacctcgaccttactgaagatcacagctaaataatactgctttaaagcagtgctgtgttccagtggtcagtaaggtgaccagttTCTGGGCTCGTTCAGGACTTTCGAGTAGGTACTTCGTAAACGTGTTAGTggtgataaaataaaacgagtgtGGTTCATGTATACCCCATCTCATCGAATTAGACATACAGTTGTCTATGTGTGGATTTTAGAGGAGTTGAAAAcaactcctggggagggtcaggggtagggtcggcaacgcgcttcctTGTAGTGTTGcgggcgtctataggctacggtatcctTAGCatgaggtgagccgtacgcttatttgctgaACTACatagttgtgtaaaaaatatgttgataacGTTTCAAACAAACGCATAATGAAATAACACACAGGaaacacaatttattaaacaaataaccGCCTCCACTTAACATTAAGAacatttgtttgtgttttattttactaacacAATGTACATCttttgaacattttaaaatatatagctatCAATTTTTGTAACATGTAATATAATCTTTACTACCATCAATGCTATTTTAAGCAACGCATATAAATAAAGAGGTAAGATTAGATAATGAACGTATTTCAAAACAGTCTGCTTTCTTTGAGCGTACTTTCTTAGCTTGAAATCATCTTTAATTATGAACCTTACTACGCCATAGGCCCATATATAATATAGTTCACGTGCATTTACAGATGCTAAGTCACAATTGTAAATCAATTTGTCCGTCTGTGACAAACTGTTGTACATGCTGAGGGTGTTAGTGTCTTGAAATACCCAGTCATTTTTAAGGAAGTACTCGAGAACCGATGATAGTGAGGACACCTTTTTGTAAACTGGTAGTAATCTGAAATTTTAATAACGATTGTAAATTGTCTagtaaaaaacatgttttttttctaaaagagAACAAAAAATAAGCATGTCAGTTGGTCAGTTCACCTTGGTTTCTGTCCAAATAACCTGCAGATTCCATCGACCATGACAGCAGGAATGTAATGCAAGATCCACGTTAGTATTCGATAAATGAACTTGTAGGGCGTCGTAATTCCGAAACAGTACCAAATAGTTTTACTCGTAACGATATTCCTCGCTTCATTGCTCAGAGCTGCGTTAAATACACCTGAAATGCAAAAAATTTGTGTTTTCGTAttaggggtcgtccattaagagccatttcacaattttacgctctgcaagtttaggtaaatttggtcgcatcgcgcgagtcgtacgagccgcgcgatctttgtgctagtaagtatagtgtgacaaccaaaagaccatcttgctcattttctaatgtacaataaaaatgaataactatggtataaaatgttttttacataattaatttgttaaaaatttcaagtgtgTTATATAACaatagtcaataaatttaaaataaaaaatcaattttatgaaacaatttttttttaaattgatttagttttttcagtttacgaatgaatctaatatttacgatatgaatgaaatagcattttatgacatcgacaccgacaaacatattaattaacaaataacaagacaaacagattgaaatgcctatttgtattgataatgtgagaaaagaaaattaaattatacatttgtttacagaaattatcattatattattttacagtcattttcgtaaattcgtgtttattttatttatattttattatgaaagtatcaaatgcggtttatccacTATAACaaaggcgcttggcgcgtgtgagcgaaagagatggctgcgcagaatttggcatggaccttacctctaagagcgctagcgctcgactgatttactgggcttgatgtgtggtaatatatactatctttttattatttaatataaaatgtattaaaaatgattacatcttttaatattttttttgtatttcttaatgatgtaagtttactttgatgaagatagttcgttaaaatttcttagttttctaaaaaaaatatcgcttttaaaattgtacttatttggaaaatattcgtaactttaattttatttatcgattaatagagatacaaatggaataaaactattctattattcaacaaaattatatttcaaatattacgtatttttttaaaatggtttcaacgtagaggttattgaaaagtaggacttcaaagtatacattgcgaccgtttacccaagGAGGAGGCtgataaaaagattaataattttatacacataatataaatcaaaattctgatctgactatggactgcaacaaaggttgctctattatatttcaagaatataaattacattattgcatccaacactgagattaacgacgtcaaaatattacaatttcgcggattgttaccgatttttgtggaATGGCTCTTAATCACGTGAtttttttagcaactttttgaTCCCTTACCCCCACTTGTACAGTCCCCTCCCCTCCATAaccaaaaattacttttttttgtgtaaaataaattaaaatttcaaaaaatgttaTCTGTAAATACACCTGACGCTGACTGATAAGCTGATTAAATTTTGCAAATTTTCTAGACTAGCATTAAGGTTGCAGCGTGTTTGTTGTTGTTTCTTGACTTAGAGCCTCACGTGATTTATGGACGTCCCTTGAAGATATAAACGCAAAACTGGATATTTATTGAAAGGTCACGACCTGCACTACTCCCGTAAGAATGGCGCTTTGAATTGTATTGAAATATCGGCAGCTAAAAATGACTAACACCGAATATGCCTAGTAcagaaatgaaaatttaaaacctcgaagtaaaatttaacttattaCCTTTACTTAAGTTACGATTTTATATCCCTCCACCGCCGTATTAAACATTTCTCTATACTCTTTGAAATGAGCCACCTTCGACACTGTTATAGTTTTAACTCAACTATCgctattgctttttatttaaaaatatttatctaaagtaTGTTTTTATATGTGAGCTATCCcattgtgcctcggagagcacgttaaggtatcggtcccggttgttgtcatataAACGTGATAGTGATCGATGTTCATAGCAAGGAATATATCTAACCCCCAGTGTAgcaatgtggtggattaagctgatccttctcctacgtggagaaagagactTATGCCAAGCAGTGGCATGTTACACGCTGAATCATATCGTATGTTTTTGACCGTCTCTTAGATGATGACATGCGATGCAATGTACAAGGTGAGGATTCAAGATTGGTGTCAAATTTATAACACACCTATTTTTGCGTCGAAGATTAAAGTTATTCTGTCTTCTAGTGTGTTGATCAagtattaaaagataaaataatccTCACCGAAAGGAGCTGGAGTTCTAGATTTAGTTGcagcataaatatttatttgacgtTTGCCCGAAGCGTATTTATTTTGCGTCTCGTAAGCCGCCACAATGATGATATTGTTAACAATGTCAACTGGTACAAAATCTACATTAACACTATTTTTCACCAGCAAAGTATGCAGAGCACCTAACCCAACTCCGAGCACTAGCTGAAATTTAGAAAAAGGTACAAGACAAGGTAGATAGAAGTTTAAGGTGCGGCACAGGAGGATAAATGTACGCTGCTCAATATTGTGAGCAGTTTGagtggggaagtacctcaacgtTGCAGAAGGCAATACCAGGATTATTGTAAACGTGTTGCTGAACCTATTGTGACCCTTCACAAAAGCTATAGCTTCttcttacttaccacaggaacacaatccTACTTGTGAGCAATAATATTTAGCTACGTGTTTATTCTTCTGAAAGGTGGAGGTACTTCTTCAGTCGGGTCGCTCCGAATTTCGAGCAAGATATTTATTCTTGTGCCTTGTGTTGCGtgtgttataagtaattaaaaaaatattttgatattttcttaCCCCACTAGGTCCAAACACATTTCTGACGTCAACCCAACCGGGACATGGTTCCCTGTACGATGCTACCACTGGAAATCATAGAAATGCAATATATTatatctgttttattatttattattctacgATCTtcagttaatttaaaaacaaatcaaaaaaattaaaaataatgttatcgtTAATTcgttgtttcaaaatcaaaatcaaagtaACTTCACTCAAGTCAAAGACAAAGACATCTCTGAatcatcacacacacacacacacacacacacacatcagcctatcgcagtccattgctggacataggccttcacaagtttgggctaaaaatagcgtgaactcatgtgtgtagcccatactcaccacgctgggcaggcgggttgatgaccgcagggctggctttgtcgcaccgaagatgctgctgcccattttcggcctgtgtatttcaaagtcagcacttggatggttatcccgccatcggtcggctttttaagttccaaggtagtagtggaactgtattatcccttagtggcctcttatgacacccacgggaagaaaggggctggctatattctttgctgctaTAACGACATAgcctgaatattttttttttaccattatcGTTAAAGTAGCTTCTGCCACCGAATCAGAATGTTGATTCTGCTGAaaagaattggcaagaaactcgACAGTTACTCTTAAAAGAAAAGAGATTTTAGATAATATGGACTACATAAATAAAGATGGTATAACGTAAGAAACTGCTAGTTATAACACATAATCCAAAACAATACCACCAGCTGGTCGAACAATGCAGATAGGCAGACCTCTTCCCTGGACTCTTATGAGCTCTTCCGCGACTGCTTTTGTTAATGTGTAAGTATTAGGCCAGTCCTTCATGAGTCTGAAATATATATCGCACTAAATTTGCAAACGCGACCTTATATCGCGTATAAGATCTTAGAGAAGAATTATACACCTTCTAAATCAAAGCAAGCAAGGCAACCCTGAGATAGCATCGggagctctggctactttactcaccacaggaacacaataataatTGAGAGACGATATATTTAACTGATATCTTATGTAAGATTGATGTAAGTGTAAGATAATTGTACTTCCCCAAAaaagctgctccagattttgagaaaAAGATTTCTTCCTATGCCCTACGTTAAAAGCCCCTAGTTATCTTCAGTCTTCTTTCGAAAAGACCACACTTGACTTCGAGAGGCTAGTTAGAATGATCAACGACTAATAAAAATGGCCCACGGCCAGCTACAACATCGTATCTCTGAACTTGTTTACTACAGATAGAAGTTTGACGTAAACTCTATGCAAATCGCGTCAAAAATCTATTAGTAATAAGTAAAACCAGAGATAGAGAAATTATTGAAAACGGGCATTAGAAAGGAATATTCTGCGACTAGTCGTCGAATTCGACAGTTATCGAAATTCTCTAAAATTTTCGACTAacatttgtcaattttttatttattttgcttcgcttcagtctgtaatatcctactgctgagTATAGgcttcttttcccatgtaggaggtagaaggatcagagtttaatccaccgcgctgctccaatgcgggttggcggatacttTCTACCACTTTTTATGttgataatatataacatatttgtGACATTAGTGTTTTACTTTGAAAAGTCCTAAAAGATTTAGATATATCGATAAAATTGAAACTATTTTAGACGTTTACAATGTTTCCAGACTTACGGAGTTATCATAGCGGTAAGAACCTCATTGTCCATAGTTTCAGCCAGTTCTATCAAGATGTCTGGTGATATTGGACTTTCGTAGAAATCTTCTTCAACCTCTTTTCCAACGCGACTTATTGTAGCGTGCGAGTAAGCTGTTGACAAGTGCACTAAAgatctgaaaatataaattgcttaaaaatattaagaactaATACTATAGTAGTTGACcctggaaaaaatatttaaaattgactCGATTGATTCATTGGCAGAATCGGCGCAATTGGCAGCAACTCTGCTCTCCGATAAGTAATCGTCGGCTCGACTCCTATCTAGTTAtagtaaatattgttacgtgttagggttcgaaggatttggagagaaaaacctgctgactcttttcaagactttattcactagcactaggtccaacacaaagcactaggttcaaacactaagcactaacaatgtcctaagtcgtagccaatgtcgtaggtttcgctggtaccactcttgatcactagttttcactcttgaagtcgcctcgaagatcggtcaaactgaactgaactcgctcgcctccctgcggctatttatatcggccgagacgaggcccagattattctggaaagttcgcgcatgtacccggttttcgagaccatacttctatatagttccacagtagttcctctaacgccatctagtattgagtagagagtttcatgctatcgctgtctttgtgtggtttcaattgttgccgctagatggcgctagtttctttgtgtgttcgtaatactactcccctcttagagatgctcgtcccgagcatcgttgttactgccatggtaacgcgccagacggtctatgtgtaccactttgaatgtccctcttggttgcttttgaatcctgtaagtcacatcattcagtcgggtaagcACTTtatatggaccgtcccacttggtatgcaactttggagatttccctttccggcgggttgggttatgcagccacaccagtgacccttccttgaaacCGCTCGTTTTCGATCTCCGatcgtatctggttttcatgttctcgcttgactgtaacccattttcccgaaccaaggcgtgtatatagcgcattttttcccttaaatcgctgacatagtcttgtacggtatttggtccctccggtgaccctccagtcaataggtctactggtattcgtaattctcttccgtaattgacatacgccggggtagcttttatgctctcatgctcggcggttcggtacgacagaaggaagagtggtatatacttgtcccaatccttttgtttatcgtctaccaatttcgccaaatgtctctcaagggtctggttaaatctctcaaccattccatcagactgtggatggtacgcggtggtcctcgtcttatgcatgcccaaaattctgcacacttcctggaatacttgcgattcgaagttcctgccctgatcagaatggatttctagaggcacaccaaagcgacatatcacttcttcgactaacttagaagcgactgttgtagcttcttggt is a genomic window containing:
- the LOC123668138 gene encoding fatty acyl-CoA reductase wat-like, encoding MKTRYDRRSKTSGFKEGSLVHLSTAYSHATISRVGKEVEEDFYESPISPDILIELAETMDNEVLTAMITPLMKDWPNTYTLTKAVAEELIRVQGRGLPICIVRPAGVVASYREPCPGWVDVRNVFGPSGLVLGVGLGALHTLLVKNSVNVDFVPVDIVNNIIIVAAYETQNKYASGKRQINIYAATKSRTPAPFGVFNAALSNEARNIVTSKTIWYCFGITTPYKFIYRILTWILHYIPAVMVDGICRLFGQKPRLLPVYKKVSSLSSVLEYFLKNDWVFQDTNTLSMYNSLSQTDKLIYNCDLASVNARELYYIWAYGVVRFIIKDDFKLRKYAQRKQTVLKYVHYLILPLYLYALLKIALMVVKIILHVTKIDSYIF